The following proteins come from a genomic window of Natronosalvus vescus:
- a CDS encoding MFS transporter, which yields MTRSRSWSWSSLRELGRYDALLLTALIWFLAKFLRYAFPPLFGPFQETYGVSNTVLGAAFTGFMLVYAAMQFPSGVLADRLGSVTVITAGVVLASLAALVLVVDSPFVVLVLAMLVMGAGTGAHKTVAVRLLARAYPARTGRALGFLDTFGAFGGVVAPAAVVFVAGLTLFVGTGWRLLFFGAGVVGLVLGLAFLTRVPRRLPGEAVGAPVSRSASVESDSPRDNGGNGDNGNADVDGDSSPSEADITSDSNSSTADPGSNSTETSPSPGLRQYAVLFRDYRFTVFVLATICFSFTYNGLVAFAPLYLTDEAGLEATTANFLYSALFVVSLVQLLTGEVSDRVGTLPVIVAALGLASVAMIAFVALTGLGSALVLGAALVAVGLGSHGFRPVRGAYLMAAVPDSIAGGSLGVVRTLLMGAGAIAPAIVGFLSETAGFRPAFWLLAATICVATVLCAYLLATDATTFRGSRAMT from the coding sequence ATGACGCGAAGCAGGTCGTGGTCGTGGTCGTCGCTCCGGGAGCTCGGCCGTTACGATGCGCTCCTCCTGACGGCACTGATCTGGTTTCTCGCCAAGTTCCTCCGATACGCGTTCCCGCCCCTGTTCGGCCCCTTCCAGGAGACCTACGGCGTCTCGAACACCGTCCTCGGGGCCGCGTTCACCGGCTTCATGCTGGTCTACGCCGCGATGCAGTTCCCCTCCGGCGTGCTTGCAGACCGCCTCGGGTCGGTGACGGTGATCACCGCGGGGGTCGTCCTCGCCTCGCTCGCGGCGCTCGTGCTGGTGGTCGACTCGCCGTTCGTCGTGCTCGTCCTCGCCATGCTCGTGATGGGGGCGGGGACGGGTGCCCACAAGACCGTGGCCGTCCGGTTGCTGGCTCGAGCCTACCCCGCACGAACCGGGCGAGCCCTCGGGTTCCTCGACACTTTCGGCGCGTTCGGCGGCGTCGTCGCCCCGGCCGCGGTCGTCTTCGTCGCGGGGTTGACCCTGTTCGTCGGGACGGGATGGCGACTGCTCTTTTTCGGTGCCGGCGTAGTCGGCCTCGTGCTGGGTCTCGCTTTCCTCACTCGCGTCCCCAGGCGGTTGCCAGGGGAGGCCGTCGGGGCCCCCGTCAGTCGATCCGCATCCGTCGAGTCGGATTCGCCGCGTGACAACGGTGGCAACGGTGACAACGGTAACGCCGATGTAGACGGCGACTCGAGCCCCAGCGAAGCGGATATTACTTCCGATTCGAACTCGAGCACCGCTGATCCCGGCTCGAACAGCACCGAAACCAGCCCGAGCCCCGGCCTCCGCCAGTACGCCGTGCTCTTTCGCGACTACCGGTTCACGGTCTTCGTCCTCGCGACGATCTGTTTCTCGTTCACCTACAACGGCCTGGTCGCGTTCGCCCCGCTGTATTTGACCGACGAGGCGGGACTCGAGGCGACGACGGCGAACTTCCTATACAGCGCTCTGTTCGTCGTCAGCCTCGTTCAGCTCCTCACGGGCGAAGTCAGTGACCGCGTCGGGACGCTGCCGGTGATCGTCGCCGCGCTGGGGCTGGCGTCGGTGGCCATGATCGCCTTCGTCGCCCTGACGGGGCTCGGCTCGGCGCTCGTACTCGGCGCTGCACTCGTCGCCGTCGGACTCGGCTCCCACGGGTTCCGGCCGGTGCGGGGTGCCTACCTGATGGCCGCCGTTCCGGACTCGATCGCCGGCGGGAGTCTCGGCGTCGTTCGAACGCTGCTGATGGGTGCCGGCGCGATTGCCCCTGCCATCGTTGGCTTCCTCTCCGAGACGGCCGGCTTCCGACCGGCGTTCTGGCTCCTCGCAGCGACCATCTGTGTCGCGACCGTGCTCTGTGCGTACCTGCTCGCGACCGACGCGACGACGTTTCGGGGCTCGAGGGCGATGACGTAG
- a CDS encoding proteasome assembly chaperone family protein, translated as MALEGTPSFTVQTRVDATPGRTLLLGTVDIGAAGLTTVDYLLEHRETTPLGRVESRGLPDVVPIADGVPRHPIRLERIVDTDLSVLISERFIPVWAAETFAAAVLEWARSASVEEIGIVHGAPYPHREEEHRVYYSGSPDFRSAHFEGEHASTVDPLPGGVLDGVNAELLVRSLEDDPPAVGVLTTPTHPPGADFDATLRLLEAVSELYGVGVDERELRRQSEEMQQYYQTLADRLQELQQEEQSLHSRDFPNDRMYM; from the coding sequence ATGGCGCTGGAAGGAACTCCCTCGTTCACGGTGCAGACTCGAGTCGACGCCACACCGGGTCGAACGCTCCTTCTCGGAACGGTCGACATCGGAGCGGCAGGACTCACGACGGTCGATTACCTGCTCGAGCATCGAGAGACGACACCGCTCGGGCGAGTAGAGAGTCGCGGCCTTCCGGACGTCGTTCCGATCGCCGACGGCGTGCCCCGCCATCCGATTCGACTCGAGCGAATCGTGGACACAGACCTGTCGGTGTTGATCAGCGAACGATTCATCCCGGTCTGGGCCGCCGAAACGTTTGCCGCTGCCGTTCTCGAGTGGGCACGGAGCGCCAGTGTCGAAGAGATCGGTATCGTCCACGGCGCCCCCTATCCGCACCGAGAAGAGGAACACCGCGTCTACTACAGTGGCTCGCCCGACTTCCGATCCGCCCACTTCGAGGGGGAACACGCGTCCACCGTCGATCCCCTTCCCGGCGGCGTCCTCGACGGTGTCAACGCCGAACTACTCGTGCGCAGTCTCGAGGACGATCCCCCCGCCGTCGGCGTACTCACCACCCCAACACACCCCCCGGGCGCCGATTTCGACGCCACGCTCAGACTGCTCGAGGCGGTGAGCGAACTGTACGGCGTCGGCGTCGATGAACGCGAACTTCGGCGGCAGTCCGAGGAGATGCAACAATACTATCAGACGCTCGCCGACCGGTTACAGGAGCTCCAGCAGGAGGAACAATCCCTCCACAGCCGGGACTTTCCGAACGACCGGATGTATATGTAG